The DNA region GTGATAATTGTGATGACAAATCTAACCTCAACACTACTGGATACTGGATGCAGGGGACGAAGGATATAATCATAAAATATATACACTGTGGCACAGAGCTTGTGAACGGTCAGGATGTGTAATTGCGTAGAGAACATCTCTAACTACTTATCAAGAGCCAGCTACTTACGCGCTTGGGTTGGGTTGTGATTTTCCGCCGAATTGGAATACTGGATTAGACTCAGCCTGCAtattttagaagaaaaaaaaaaagaaaaaagttttaaaaccATCATTAACGTTGTTACACGTTGAGCCTTTTGGTTATGTGCGGCTCTTGATGTGGGATGAATTTTATCCCATTTTATCCATATATAGCCatcaacattttatttaaaacttaaCCAGACagtgtttttaattatttttaaacaatatgGACTACCCATGGACTACTGGCATAGACTATACGGGTTGCTGAATCGTTAACAACCATACCGAAAActgaattttaaaattcattgcGAACTCATCACCTCTCCCATCGTCAGTgaagtagaaaaaataaatcgacAATGACAAATGGATCGGATTGTGTAATAATGTCAAAATCTTGAATGGTAATATCCAGAACTATTCGGCTCTGTAAGATGGACTTCTATTGCTCAGGAGCGGCATGCCATACCCAATTACTGGTTGTGGTGAAATTAAAGTTGACCGGCGTCGATGACGGCAATCCGAACAGGCTGGTAGGAGCGGCATTACTGTCTCCGGTAACGCTGGTCGCGGTCGCGAACTGTAATtagaaaataaacattgaCATAAGAGAAGATAACACTATATAGTTAATTTTAAAGTAAAGTTAACATTCCAGTCAACTGTAGATCGACCAAGGATTGTATTAATCCTGGTTTTTGCCATCCAAACTACGGTCTAAGGCATACTGCTTGCGATGACCTTACATAATAAATCATTTATCTCGAATATTTTAATCAACAtgtattttttccctttttaagCCAAAAATCAAGCTTCTAAAGTAAAAAGTATATGATACATTAGTATGTTTTGTTATCACGATTAAATTAGCTAAAAGTATCGTCAAATAGCCCTCagcaataaaaactaaaattacctgttgctgttgcgccATTGAGCTGCCACTGTTCGCCAACGGTTGGAAGCTGACGGTGGAAGGAACTTTAGGGCTAGCACCGAAAACGAACGGCTGGGCGGCACTGGTCACGGTGGTGCTAGTGTTCGTGAAGGAAAAGCTcggcttgctgctgctcgcttcCGGCACTACCGCCGCGGCCGGTGGACACGGGTGGGAGCTGTTCGCCGGTGCACCGAACGAAAACAGGCCCGCTGGGACTGGTGCTGTAGCTGGTGCTGGCGCTGGCGCTGGCGCCACACTGTTGGAAGTGCCACGATCTACCCCGTTGAAGGCACCGAACAGGAAGCCGCCCGTCCGCGAAGGGGTGGAGGTGATCCCCGCTGCTTTCACCTCCTTCGATTGGGTGTCGATTGTCGTGGAGTTGGCGGCAGTGTTTGGTGTAAACGATGGCATGCCGAAAGTGAATTTAGGAACGGGCACGGCGGCTTCGCTTGCCTTGCCAGGGGCGCTGCCagccccaccaccacccggtcGGTCCTGTTCGCAGCAGAGACATCGGCCGTGCTCTATCGGGTTCTGCGCAGTGCACGTGTCACACACCCACGTGCTTGCCTTCATCTTTTCGACGATCGACTGGAAGCCATCCTTCAGCTCCGGCACCTTGCTGAACGGTGAATCCGCCGCcaacatttttttccattcgATCGACGTGTGTGGCTCACTGTCTTGCGAAGAATTTTTCGCGGgaggttgctgctgttgttcttCAGGTTTCTTCGCTGGCTTTGCGCTTTCGCACGCCATGCACTTCTGCTGCTCGGGCTCGTTCCGGATCATGCACATGTCACACACCCATTTGCCAGCTGATTCGGCCATCAGTTCCTGGAACGAGGGAACAGGCTGCGTGGTGCTTGTTaaaggttgctgctgctgctgctgctgtactgGCTTCTTCGCTGGCTTCGCACTTTCGCACGCCATGCACTTCTGCTGCTCGGGCTCGTTCCGGATCATGCACATGTCACACACCCATTTGCCAGCTGATTCGGCCATCAGTTCCTGGAACGAGCGAACAGGCTGCGCGCTTGATgaaggttgctgctgctgctgtactgGCTTCTTCATCGCAAGCCACAACTTCAAATCGCTCGGTGTTTGCGGTTCGCTGTCGTGAGTAGCATTTTTCGCGGGAAGTTGCAGCTGCTGTTCTGGCTTCTTCCCTGGCTTCGCACTTTCGCACGCCATGCACTTTTGCTGCTCGGGCTCGTTCCGGATCATGCACATGTCACACACCCATTTACCGGCTGATTCGGCCATCAGTTCCTGGAACGAGCGAACAGGCTGCGCGCTTGATgaaggttgctgctgctgctgtactgGCTTCTTCATCGCAAGCCACAACTTCAAATCGCTCGGTGTTTGCGGTTCGCTGTCGTGAGTAGCATTTTTCGCGGGAGGTTGCAGCTGCTGTTCTGGCTTCTTCCCTGGCTTCGCACTTTCGCACGCAcaaggttgctgctgctgctgtactgGCTTCTTCATCGCAAGCCACAACTTCAAATCGCTCGGTGTTTGCGGTTCGCTGTCGTGAGTAGCATTTTTCGCGGGAAGTTGCAGCTGCTGTTCTGGCTTCTTCCCTGGTTTCGCACTTTCGCACGCCATGCACTTTTGCTGCTCGGGCTCGTTCGGGATCATGCACATGTCACACACCCATTTGCCAGCGGATTCGGCCATCAGTTCCTGGAACGTGCGAGCCTTCGGTTCGAAATCTTGGTCTAAACAGCGTGCCGGCGATGCAAACGTGAACGTAATCGTAGGCGACGGGTTAAACTCCAGCTCCATTGGTTCACCCAGCGCAACAGGCGAAGCAAAGGTAAACTGCTGCACACCTTCAATCGGCGTGCTGGACCGGCACAGCTCCTTCACTTCGTATTCCTGCTCCATCAAATCCGTATCGTCCCAAGCCTCCTCTTCGCTCTCCCCGTGCTCTTCTCCTGCTTCTTCATGCTGCTCTTGCTGCTCTGTCTCACGCTTGTCCTCTGCACCCACCAGCTGCTCCTGCTCATCATGCGTTGGCGtggtttcatttccatttacCGCCTTCCGCTTCACCTCCGCTGTGACCGGCTGCGATGACAGCGGATTCCATCTAAACCGCGGCAGACCGCGAAGATGCTCGGGGTTAGGTAACGGGTGGGCTAGTTGCTGCTTCAGC from Anopheles coluzzii chromosome X, AcolN3, whole genome shotgun sequence includes:
- the LOC120951853 gene encoding nuclear pore complex protein Nup153 — translated: MSYMGKVSSPRRTEQRSQEDDDCEEEDEVTPTGRSGRPVLAATMEEADSDRSNSRNHTNTINSSTTSEQDQSLVGKIASNFLSNLSKLVRNAKEKIVSPKQGRNKRSLEVDLSGRQVREQLAAEPRKRPRSSIVDKEEEEEEEGEDEEDQDRTERAVMEQEQEEYADENDEEQVPKAHRNARTYEMVTKRRRLHEVELSVAAAPLPRSTIGMRASRAPIRSSKHTQTDRFDRFVAQTGRMERATSTVGQYRNARNDGRPTGRTSLFGRPASVASSDSVFRPYSIHSTLPTATVTSGAEPEDGAAGESARPFAASKFGQGLADASGRMTSFLGNAHYRQRMESLQRGAVAKAFFSSHDEPAKSLYSSGSESSVSSRRPSFNRTLFGSVSSLSSGRIPPEYGGSPFYDGLTRYGGASAARTLATNVMVQRSAQPSNSTLVVRQDAATGTGRRREAGAEPPKAPEISSTSQRMRHILDTFSTNKKNGQPVPEQFLSNSSLGRELDELIDRSKQTNRIAYPYPDVHSPRILEMLQIMREQKSASILNEPVEYVPRPPAVPLMEYDVPLLPADRPASPSERRNLASETRPSLEASKAPEELKQQLAHPLPNPEHLRGLPRFRWNPLSSQPVTAEVKRKAVNGNETTPTHDEQEQLVGAEDKRETEQQEQHEEAGEEHGESEEEAWDDTDLMEQEYEVKELCRSSTPIEGVQQFTFASPVALGEPMELEFNPSPTITFTFASPARCLDQDFEPKARTFQELMAESAGKWVCDMCMIPNEPEQQKCMACESAKPGKKPEQQLQLPAKNATHDSEPQTPSDLKLWLAMKKPVQQQQQPCACESAKPGKKPEQQLQPPAKNATHDSEPQTPSDLKLWLAMKKPVQQQQQPSSSAQPVRSFQELMAESAGKWVCDMCMIRNEPEQQKCMACESAKPGKKPEQQLQLPAKNATHDSEPQTPSDLKLWLAMKKPVQQQQQPSSSAQPVRSFQELMAESAGKWVCDMCMIRNEPEQQKCMACESAKPAKKPVQQQQQQQPLTSTTQPVPSFQELMAESAGKWVCDMCMIRNEPEQQKCMACESAKPAKKPEEQQQQPPAKNSSQDSEPHTSIEWKKMLAADSPFSKVPELKDGFQSIVEKMKASTWVCDTCTAQNPIEHGRCLCCEQDRPGGGGAGSAPGKASEAAVPVPKFTFGMPSFTPNTAANSTTIDTQSKEVKAAGITSTPSRTGGFLFGAFNGVDRGTSNSVAPAPAPAPATAPVPAGLFSFGAPANSSHPCPPAAAVVPEASSSKPSFSFTNTSTTVTSAAQPFVFGASPKVPSTVSFQPLANSGSSMAQQQQFATATSVTGDSNAAPTSLFGLPSSTPVNFNFTTTSNWAESNPVFQFGGKSQPNPSAQISAGQSHQIARRKMIRASRRLQPR